In Lacinutrix sp. Bg11-31, the DNA window AATGCACTCCAAATAACAACCTTGTTGGATGCAATAGAAACTAATACCATTGATTGTGCTATTGGAGGAGGAAGACGTGATGAAGAAAAATCAAGAGCAAAAGAGCGTTTTTTTTCTCACCGTGATGATTTTGGACAATGGGATCCTAAAAATCAAAGACCAGAATTATGGAACATATTTAATGGAAAACATTTTCAAGGAGAACACTTTAGAGTATTTCCTATAAGTAATTGGACAGAAATGGATGTTTGGAATTATATAAAAAGAGAAAATCTTGCTGTACCATCATTATATTTTGCTCACGAAAGAGAGGTTGTTTGGAGACAAAATACATGGATTCCAAATTCAAAATTTTTGAGATTAGAAGCACATGAAGAGGTGGTTACAAAAAAAATACGTTTTAGAACCTTGGGAGATATTACAATTACTGGTGGAGATGAGTCTGAGGCAGATACATTAGAAAAAATCACAATAGAAGTTGCAGGGAAGAGGAATACTGAACGTGGAAATAGAAGTGATGACAAGCGATCTGAATCCGCAATGGAAGATAGAAAACGTCAAGGTTATTTCTAAAAATTAAAAATTTGTCTATTCTAATTGAATATTAAACATAGCATAAGTTAAAATAAGACCCTATTTCAATAAAAAAATCATGTTAGATAACAATCAATTACTACGTTTTACAACAGCAGGAAGTGTAGATTGTGGAAAGAGTACTTTAATAGGTCGTTTGCTTTACGATTCAAAATCAATATTTGAGGACCAACTAGAAGCGATAACAAATACGAGTAAAAAGAAAGGATATGAAGGTATAGATTTGGCTTTGTTTACAGATGGTTTAAGAGATGAGCGAGAACAAGGCATAACTATAGACGTTGCTTATCGGTATTTTACAACACCAAAACGTAAATTTATAATAGCAGATACGCCAGGACATATTCAATACACACGTAACATGGTTACAGGTGCATCAACGGCTAATGTAGCAACTATTTTAATAGATGCCAGACATGGTGTTATAGAGCAAACTAAAAGACATGCTTTTATAGCATCATTATTACAAATACCACACATTATTGTTTGTGTAAATAAGATGGATTTAGTAGATTTTTCTGAAGACATATTTAATAAAATCATCTCTCAGTTTGAAGATATATCCTCAAAAATGTTAGTTAAAGATGTACGTTTTATACCAATCAGTGCATTGTTAGGTGATAATGTTGTGAATAAATCTAAGAATATGGATTGGTATCAAGACGCTCCAATGTTGCATATATTAGAAACAATGCATATTAGTAGCGATATTAATAAGGTAGATGCGCGCTTTCCTGTGCAAACAGTTCTAAGACCACAAAGAAGTGAATTTAGAGATTATCGTGGCTATGCTGGAAGAATTGCAAGTGGAGTACTTAGAATAGGTGATGAGGTCACGATAATGCCATCAGGATTTACATCAAAAATTAAATCAATAAACACTATAGATAAGACTATTAAAGAAGCTTTTGCTCCTATGTCAGTATCAATAACATTAGATGATGATATAGATGTAAGTAGAGGAGATATGATTGTTCGTTCCAATAATAAACCAGAAGCTTTACAAGATTTGGAAGTAATGCTTTGTTGGTTAAATAATAGTGTTGCAAAGCCAAGAACTAAGTATACTATAAAACATACATCCAATACTCAAAAAGCAATAATTAAAGAGGTTATTTATAAAATAGACGTTAACAGTTTAGAGCGTAATAGTGAAAATAAAGAGTTAAAAATGAATGATATTTCTAAAGTTAAAATAAGAACAACAAAGCCACTTATGGTTGATTCTTACAGAGAAAATAGAATAACAGGAAGTATTATTCTTATAGATGATACCACTAACGAAACTGTAGCAGCAGGTATGATAGTATAATTGAAATTCTTAAGGTTTTAAAAATTGAAGGGTAAAAGTAGTTATTCTATTTTTATGCTTGCCAATACAAAAGATATGAGTGAAAAATTGAAAAAACAGCCTATCGAGGTTACCGAATTAGGATCACTTGGTCTTTTTGCTATAGGTGACCTAGGATTGAGAGCATGGCGTAAAGTGAAAAAAGAAGCAAAATTAAAAAGAGAGAATGAAAAAGAAGAATAAGGTACTCTTATTAGGTTGGGATGCTGCCGATTGGAAAATTATAGGTCCTTTATTAGCAAAGGGACAAATGCCAGCTTTAAAGAAGTTAATTGATAAAGGTGTTTATGGCAACATGGCTACCATGAATCCGCCATATTCTCCTATGTTATGGTCTACAGTCGCTACAGGAAAAACACCAGATAAGCATGGTGTTTTGGGCTTTTTAGAGCTAGCGCCTGATTTAAAAGGAATAAGACCTGTAACCGCATCTTCACGAAAGTCTAGAGCATTATGGAATATTTTCCACAATCAAGGTTTAAAGAGTAATCTCGTAGGTTGGTGGCCAAGTTTTCCCGCAGAACCTATAAATGGGGTTGTTGTAACAGATAAGTTTCAAAAAGTAAACATAAACCCAAACCTCAAAAATCCAATTGTTGAAGGTACAATTCACCCAAATGATTTAGTTAAAGACTTACATGATTTACGCGTGCATCCTTCAGAAATAACTGAAGCTCATATATTACCATTTATCCCAAAGGCAGGAAAAATTGATCAAGAAAAAGATCAAGGATTACAAACGTTTGCTAAAGTTATGGCAGAGAACGTGTCATTACATAATGCGGCCACAAATTTAATGCGCACCACAGAATGGGATTTTATGGCTGTATATTATGATTTTATAGATCATTTTTGTCATGCGTTTATGAAATTTCATCCACCTAAATTACCATCAATTCCTCAAGATTTATTCGAAATATATAATGATTGTATATTTAGTGCTTATCGTTTTCAAGATATGATGTTAGGCAGAATGTTAGATTTGGTAGACAATGATACCACTGTTATTGTAATGTCTGACCATGGTTATGAGTCTGGAAATAAGCGCATTCTTAAAATGCCAAAATATCAGGCAGCACCTGCTTTAGAGCATCGACAATTTGGAATGTTTGTTGCAGCTGGTCCAAATATTAAAAAGAACGAAAAGGTTTTTGGATTAGGGTTGGTAGATGTTACTCCTACTATTTTGCATATGTTTGATCTTCCTGTAGGTAAAGATATGGATGGTAAAATTGCATTAGATATTTTTGAGGATGTAAAACCTCCTAAATTTATTGATAGTTGGGAAACCATAGAAGGTGATTTTGGAGAAAACTCTAAGCATGAGAAAAACGATCAATTAAATGATCAAGAAGCAATGCAACAGTTAATTGATTTAGGATATATTGAGGCTCCAGATGAAAAAATAGAAGTCTCAATTTTAAAAACTAAATGTGACTTAAAACATAATTTAGCACGTGTTTATCAAGGTAAAAAAGATTATAAAAATGCGAAGCCTATATTATTAGAGCTTATTCAAGAAAAAGAACCTGTTGATGTTATTCCATACTTTATGGATTTATTATCAATTAGCTTAGAAGAGCAAGAATTTGATAAGGCCGAAAGCTATCTTAATGAGTTAAGAACACGCGATAAAAAATTTAAAATTAACACCTATTTCTCTGAAGCAAAAATTTTATTAAGCAAAAATAAAGTAGCTAAAGCATTAGAGCTGCTAACAAAAGCAAAAAACAAAAAGCCAAATGGTGAAGTTTGGTTTCAAATAGGTAAAATCCATATGCGATTAGACCATTTTGAAAATGCCAAAGAAGCCTTTGAAAATGCGTTAAAATTTGAAATTGATAGCGCTAAATATCACCAAGCATTAGCTGTAACTTTAATTAGAACGAATCAATTTGAAGAAGCTGCAGAACATGCACTCACAGCCATTGAGCTTATTAAATATTTCCCTGAAGCACATTATACGCTTGGAGAAGCTCTTGAGAAATTAGGAGACAAAGAGAATGCAAAAAAAGCATACGAAACAGCAGCAGCATTAAAACCAAAAACTCACCATAGAGCAGAAAAAGCTATTGAAAACATTAATGAGGCACTAGAAAACCCTATTGTGTTTAAAGATAAAAGTAATTTTAAATACAGAAAAGATCAAATAGTAATTGTTTCTGGATTACCAAGATCTGGAACTTCATTAATGATGCAAATGCTGGATAAAGGCGGACTTGAAGTTTTAACAGATTCTAATCGTAAAGCAGATAAGTCTAACCCAAAGGGATATTTAGAATTTGAACCTGTAAAGACTTTACACAGAGACAATAGTTGGTTAGATAAAGCACAAAACAAATCACTTAAAGTTGTGGCTCCGTTACTTAAATTTCTAGACCCAAAATATCGTTATAAAGTTATTTTTATGAATAGAGATTTAAATGAAGTACTTAAATCTCAACAAAAAATGATAGGTAAAGATGTAGATACCTTTCCTGTAAAATTATTTGAAACGTATAAAAAACACTTAAAACAAGTAGAACACTGGAAAGATAAAGAGCCAAGTGTAGAATTAATTTATGTAGATTATAAAGAGGCATTAAATAACACCAGTACTACAGTGAAAAAAGTGATTTCATTTATTGGTAAGGCAATGAATGAAGAACATATGGAATCTTGTGTTGATAAAACATTGTATAGAAATAAGAGTTAAAACAAAAAAAGCGTTTACTAGTGTAAACGCTTTTTAAATTATTTAGAAAATTGTGCTTTAATTAAAGCACAATTTTCTTTCTAATTACTGATTTAGTATTAGTTAATTCTAAAATGTAAAGACCAGTAGCTGTAGCATTTGCTTCAACAACAAAACTAGAACCTGTAGTTGTACCATCTAGAACTTGTTTACCTTCCATATTAACTAATCTATAATTAGTAGCTTCTGGTAAATTATATAATCCTATACTCTTGTCTAGAGCTACAATTTTAATTTCGTCTAAAGCAAGAGTCTCTACAGATAATGTTTGTTGCCCTGCATTAAGTGCTGTATTAGCAGTATCGCTATATGCTAAATCTTTTACAGTCCATACGTTACCAGTACCATCAACATCAAGTCGTACCCAACCATAATGAGTACTACCACTAATGTTAAATCTTAATCCTAAGTAACCATCAGTTGTATTATCCCAGTTACCAATACTACCAGAACTATAGTTTAAGGATTGAAAACCACCAGCAAAACCATTATTAAACCAGGCAGTAGCACCACTAGAGATAGCTGTACCATTAGTAAGTGCAAATGGATAAGCATAAGTAGCTCCACCACTACCTAAAACATCATTACTAGCTGTTAATGGGGTAATAAATAAGTTTGACCCATTATGATTAATATTAAAGTCATCAGTACCATTATTATCAATGTCAATAAGAAAAGTATCTCCACTCCCACCAGTAAAATCGGTAATATCGTTATAGATTACAGACTGTCCGTTAATGTCATTAACACCAACAATAGCAGCAGTTAAAGCACCGTATTTTACAAGTTTTTTGGATAATTTTAAAGAAGTAGTTTTTTTCATAAGTTTAATTGTGTTTGTTAGTAGATGAAAATTAAACATTTTTAAAGAATAAAACTAAATTTACCGTAATTAATTTTAGTTTTTAGTTTCGGTTTACGAATTTATATTGGAATTGAATGATTTTTTAATCGTTTAACTATAAGTCCATTATTACTTTAATAATTTGAAAATATAAATCACTTTTCCACTTCAAATAACACCCTTGTTACTAAATTAATAAAAATGTTTGTTTTTGATTAATTATACTATTATTACGGAACTTTCTGTTATTTTGGATGTAATTATTATTTACAATATCTCCAATTTGAACTTCGTCTAAATTGCCTGTAGCTTCTTTTCTATAACGAGAAATAAAAGGAATTGTACAGTCTTCGTTAAGTAATTTAATAGTGTTCTTAACTGAAGACTCAGGTAAGCTAGTATGGGATAGTATATATTTTAAAAGCATAAAAAAGACCTTATCTTTTTAAGTAAAATAAGGTCTTGTAATATATTTAATCTTGGGTTTATTCCGAAGAAAAAGACAAAAGAATTTTAGTTTTCTCCAGACTCGTTCTTAGCGTCCTCAATCATTTTGTCATTTGGTAAAATAGCAATGTTTACACGTCTGTTTTTAGAGCGTCCTTCTGCTGTAGTATTATCGTGAGTTGGTTGTAATTCTCCAAACCAGTTTGTTGTTAATCTACCATTACTTATACCGTTGCTAATAATAAAATTTGTTACAGCATTGGCTCTGTTTTTAGAAAGCGTCATGTTGTTTTCTTCGCTACCAACACTATCTGTATGGCCTACTACTAATATGTTTGTATCTGGATATTCTTTAAAAATAGTTACTAATTTATTTAAAGTCGCTTGAGATGCAGTATTAACGTTATATTTTGCTGTATCAAAATATACACCACTGTCTTCGTCAAAAGTTACTACAATTTTATCTTCTATACGCTCTACTTTTGCGCCAGGAATTTCGTTTTCAATTTTCTCTGCTTGCTTGTCCATTTTGTTTCCAATAAGAACACCAGCACCACCACCAATAACACCGCCAATAACAGCTCCTAATTCTCCGTTACCACCTTTACCAACATTGTTACCAATAATAGCTCCTAAAATGGCTCCACCAGCTGCGCCAATAACGCCTCCTTTTTGTTTGTTATTTGCATTTTTTGTAGCACTACAGTTAGTTAATGTAATTGCTAACATTAAAGTTAATGCTATACTTGTTATTTTTTTTATAGTTAAATTCATGATTATTATTGTTTAGAAAAATTCATACTAATTGTAAATGGTTTTCCATCTACAGATACAGTTTGTTGCCATTGCATATCAAACTCAGATAATTGCGCTAGTTTTAATCTAAAACCTTGGTTGGTTACAGATTTATTTTTAGCATCGGTAGGCTTTAATAAAAAGTCATACAAACCAGTTTGTTCGTCAATTTGCTGTATTGTAAATACAAAGTTTCTTTCGCCAGTTGTACAGTTTTGGTTATTTATAGTATAAATACCAGTGTTGTTATTTGGGATAAAAGACCAAGTACTACCTTCAAAACACTCTTTAGAAGCATCGTTAAGTAACATAACATTATAGTTGCCAGATTCGCTATAAGAAATGCTATTTAAAAGCCATTGACCTTTAATGGTTTTTTGAGATTGTCTCACAACTTTAGAACTACCACAAGACAATAAGAATGTAGCAGTGAATAGTAATAGTATTATTTTTTTCATGGTTTAGTTTTTAATTTTATAAAACAAATGTACAGTCAATAAAATTGAATAATATTAATATAATCTCAATTAATAAATATTTAACTAAGCGATTAATCAGGTAGTTATGTTTAATCTAGTGTTTTAACTTATTGGTAGTCCATTAGAAGCATTTGCATCATCTGGATTTACGAATACTAATTTCCCGTCTGCGTTTTCAGTCATTAAAATCATACCTTCACTTTCTACACCACGTAAAGCTCTTGGTGCTAAATTAACCAAAACAGTTACTTTTTTACCAACAACTTCTTCGGCTGTAAAGCTTTCTGCTATTCCAGAAACAATGGTTCTAATATCTATTCCTGTGTCTACCTTTAATACTAAAAGTTTTTTAGCTTTTGGCATTTTTTCAGCTTCTAGAATTGTACCAACTCTTAAGTCTAGCTTTGTGAAATCGTCGAAAGCAATAGTGTCTTTTTGAGGTTCTACTACTTTATTCGCTGCTTCGTTTGCTTTTTTACTAGCTTCTAGCTTATCTAATTGTGCTTGTATTTCGGTGTCTTCAATTTTAGAGAATAATAATTCGCCTTTTCCTATTTGGTGTCCAGCAGAAATTAATATTTCTTTAGTTGAAATGTCTTCCCATTTGTTCTCATTACTATTTAAAATATTTTTTAATTTAGTAGATGTGAATGGTAAAAACGGTTCGCATAAAGTTGATAATGCCGATGCTATTTGTAAAGCAACATACATAATTGTTTTTGTACGAGCTTCGTCTGTTTTTATTAATTTCCAAGGCTCTTCGTCTGCTAAATACTTGTTTCCAAGTCTAGCTAAATTCATTAATTCTTGAGAGGCTTCTCTAAAACGGTAACGTTCTAAAGAACTTTCTATAACACTTGGAAAAGCTTTAATTGTTGCTAGCGTTTCTTCATCTATAGTAGAGAATTCACTTGGAGTTGGAACAATACCATCGTAATATTTATTAGTTAAAACAACTACACGATTAATAAAGTTTCCAAAAATGGCAACTAATTCATTATTGTTTCTAGCTTGAAAATCTTTCCAAGTAAAATCGTTATCCTTTGTTTCAGGTGCATTTGCTGTTAATGCATAACGCAATACATCTTGTTGATTTGGGAAATCTAGTAAATAGTCTGGTAACCAAACAGCCCAGTTTTTAGACGTTGACAATTTATTGCCTTCTAAGTTTAAAAACTCGTTTGCTGGTACATTGTCCGGTAATATATAAGAGCCTTCTGCTTTAAGCATTGCTGGAAAAATAATACAGTGAAATACAATATTATCTTTACCAATAAAGTGCACTAATTTGGTGTCTTCATCTTTCCAATACGGTTCCCAATCTTTACCTTCTCTTGCAGCCCATTCTTTGGTTGCAGAAATATAGCCAATTGGAGCATCGAACCAAACGTATAGTACTTTGCCTTCTCCTCCTGGAACAGGAACGGGAATTCCCCAATCAAGATCGCGTGTTACTGCTCTTGGTCTTAAACCATCGTCTAGCCAAGATTTACATTGACCGTAAACGTTGGCTTTCCAATCTTTTTTGTGGCCTTCAAGAATCCATTCTTTTAAAAAAGCTTCATGTTTATTTAATGGTAAAAACCAGTGTTTTGTTGCTTTTAAAGATGGAACATTTCCTGTTATTGCAGATTTAGGGTTTATTAAATCTGTAGCATTATGGCTCGTTCCACATTTTTCACATTGGTCTCCATAGCTTTCTTCGTTTCCACATTTAGGGCAAGTACCAACTACAAACCTATCTGCTAGAAATTGGTTTGCTTCAGCATCGTATAATTGTTCAGAAACTTCTTCTACAAATTCATTTTTATTATAAAGCGTCATAAAAAACTCTGATGCAGTATCATGGTGAATTTTAGACGAAGTACGCGAATAGTTATCGAAAGTAATACCGAAGTCTAAAAAAGATTGCTTAATAATAGCGTGATATCTATCTACAATTTCTTGAGGTGTAACACCTTCTTTTTTTGCTTTAATAGTAATTGGCACACCATGCTCATCGCTTCCACAAATAAAAGCAACATCGTTTCCAGTTAAACGTTTGTATCTCGCGTAAATATCTGCAGGCACATAAACACCCGCTAAATGGCCTATATGTATTGGTCCATTGGTGTATGGTAAAGCAGCAGTAATTGTATATCTTTTAGGATCTTTCGACATGAATTCTTGTAATTTAACAACAAAAATAATCATTACCTTTTTTAAAACTGAATTCTTCACCTTGGATTTGATAAAAAGGAGTGTTTTTTTAATAGATTTGAGTAGAAAAGTGGTGAAACATTACTCTTATTTAATATTAGGTGGCTAATGCTTTTTCTTTTTTTAATAAATACTTCATTTTATTTTTGTAAAATATCGGTTACATTTACATTATGATAAAAAAAATATTAATTATTACCGTGTTATTTTTCTTCGGAAACATTAATGCTTCAGCTCAAGATAATACAATCATTAAAACACCTTCAAAATTGATACAACCACCTTATTTAAAAGCAGGAGATACTGTTTCTATTGTTGCACCATCTGGTGTTTTAAAAAACAGAGCAGATGAAGTTGCGCGAGCAAAAAAACTATTAGAAAGCTGGCAATTAAAGGTTGTTGTTGGTAAACACGTTTTTAGTAGTGATGACCATTTTGCTGGGACAGACCAGGAGCGTTGCGAAGATTTTCAAGAAGCATTAGATAACCCAAGTATTAAAGCTATTTGGAGTGCAAGAGGAGGTTATGGAACGGTTAGAATTCTTGATAAATTAGATTATTCTAAATTTTTAGAACAACCAAAATGGGTTATTGGTTATAGTGATATTACAGCTTTGCATAACCAGATTCATACTAAAGGAGTAGAAAGTATTCATGGCATTATGTGCGTGAGTTTACCTGAAGATTTAACTGAAATTAAAGAAAGTATAGACGCTTTTAAAGCTGCAATTTTTGGTAAGCCTATTAGCTACACTTTAAAAGGTTCAGATTATAATAGACAAGGGATAGCGTCTGGTCAATTAGTTGGCGGAAACTTGACTATTTTACATACCATGTTGGGTTCTAATACAAGTATTGATGTTAGCGGAAAAATTTTATTTATTGAAGAAATAGGTGAGTATAAATATCATATCGATCGCATGTTGCAAAGTATGAAACGTGCTGGTTACTTCGATAACTGTAAAGGTGTTATTGTTGGAGATATGAGTAGAATGAGAAAAAACACCACGCTTTGGGGAACAAGTATAGAGCAACTTATTTTAGATGCTTTAGCAGATTATAATTTTCCAATAGCTTTTAATATGCCAGCAGGACATGAGGATGATAATCGAGCTATGATTATGGGTAGAACAATTGAATTGAATGTAAAAAAAGAAAAGACAACAATTAAGTTTGAACAATAGATTGCTGTCATTTATAGTATAGCGAAGAATATAAATAAATAAAATTTTAGTTAGTAGGATGAGATTCCTGCCTGCGCAGGAATTATGGCACAACATAACGAATTAGGAAAAAAAGGAGAGCAACTTGCTGTAGATTTCTTGTTGAAAAAAGGCTACAAAATTTTAGAAAGAAACTATACATTCCAGAAAGCCGAAGTTGATATTATTGCGAAAATAAAAGATACATTAGCTATTGTTGAGGTAAAAACGCGCTCAACAATAGAATTTGGTAATCCTCAAGATTTTTTAAAACCAAAACAAATTCAACGTTTGGTAAATGCGGCAGATGAGTTTGTAACCGTAAACAAATTAGATGTAGAAGTACGCTTCGATATTATTGCTATTGTAAAAGAGGGCAAGCAGTTTAAAATCGAGCATTTAGAGGATGC includes these proteins:
- the cysD gene encoding sulfate adenylyltransferase subunit CysD, coding for MSKYYLNYLDELESEAIFVLREVFAQFENPVILFSGGKDSILVTHLARKAFYPAKIPFPLMHIDTGHNFPETIQFRNDIIKELELKLIVGCVQESIDSGRVVEEKGKKATRNALQITTLLDAIETNTIDCAIGGGRRDEEKSRAKERFFSHRDDFGQWDPKNQRPELWNIFNGKHFQGEHFRVFPISNWTEMDVWNYIKRENLAVPSLYFAHEREVVWRQNTWIPNSKFLRLEAHEEVVTKKIRFRTLGDITITGGDESEADTLEKITIEVAGKRNTERGNRSDDKRSESAMEDRKRQGYF
- a CDS encoding sulfate adenylyltransferase subunit 1, translating into MMLDNNQLLRFTTAGSVDCGKSTLIGRLLYDSKSIFEDQLEAITNTSKKKGYEGIDLALFTDGLRDEREQGITIDVAYRYFTTPKRKFIIADTPGHIQYTRNMVTGASTANVATILIDARHGVIEQTKRHAFIASLLQIPHIIVCVNKMDLVDFSEDIFNKIISQFEDISSKMLVKDVRFIPISALLGDNVVNKSKNMDWYQDAPMLHILETMHISSDINKVDARFPVQTVLRPQRSEFRDYRGYAGRIASGVLRIGDEVTIMPSGFTSKIKSINTIDKTIKEAFAPMSVSITLDDDIDVSRGDMIVRSNNKPEALQDLEVMLCWLNNSVAKPRTKYTIKHTSNTQKAIIKEVIYKIDVNSLERNSENKELKMNDISKVKIRTTKPLMVDSYRENRITGSIILIDDTTNETVAAGMIV
- a CDS encoding alkaline phosphatase family protein; translated protein: MKKKNKVLLLGWDAADWKIIGPLLAKGQMPALKKLIDKGVYGNMATMNPPYSPMLWSTVATGKTPDKHGVLGFLELAPDLKGIRPVTASSRKSRALWNIFHNQGLKSNLVGWWPSFPAEPINGVVVTDKFQKVNINPNLKNPIVEGTIHPNDLVKDLHDLRVHPSEITEAHILPFIPKAGKIDQEKDQGLQTFAKVMAENVSLHNAATNLMRTTEWDFMAVYYDFIDHFCHAFMKFHPPKLPSIPQDLFEIYNDCIFSAYRFQDMMLGRMLDLVDNDTTVIVMSDHGYESGNKRILKMPKYQAAPALEHRQFGMFVAAGPNIKKNEKVFGLGLVDVTPTILHMFDLPVGKDMDGKIALDIFEDVKPPKFIDSWETIEGDFGENSKHEKNDQLNDQEAMQQLIDLGYIEAPDEKIEVSILKTKCDLKHNLARVYQGKKDYKNAKPILLELIQEKEPVDVIPYFMDLLSISLEEQEFDKAESYLNELRTRDKKFKINTYFSEAKILLSKNKVAKALELLTKAKNKKPNGEVWFQIGKIHMRLDHFENAKEAFENALKFEIDSAKYHQALAVTLIRTNQFEEAAEHALTAIELIKYFPEAHYTLGEALEKLGDKENAKKAYETAAALKPKTHHRAEKAIENINEALENPIVFKDKSNFKYRKDQIVIVSGLPRSGTSLMMQMLDKGGLEVLTDSNRKADKSNPKGYLEFEPVKTLHRDNSWLDKAQNKSLKVVAPLLKFLDPKYRYKVIFMNRDLNEVLKSQQKMIGKDVDTFPVKLFETYKKHLKQVEHWKDKEPSVELIYVDYKEALNNTSTTVKKVISFIGKAMNEEHMESCVDKTLYRNKS
- a CDS encoding T9SS type A sorting domain-containing protein gives rise to the protein MKKTTSLKLSKKLVKYGALTAAIVGVNDINGQSVIYNDITDFTGGSGDTFLIDIDNNGTDDFNINHNGSNLFITPLTASNDVLGSGGATYAYPFALTNGTAISSGATAWFNNGFAGGFQSLNYSSGSIGNWDNTTDGYLGLRFNISGSTHYGWVRLDVDGTGNVWTVKDLAYSDTANTALNAGQQTLSVETLALDEIKIVALDKSIGLYNLPEATNYRLVNMEGKQVLDGTTTGSSFVVEANATATGLYILELTNTKSVIRKKIVL
- a CDS encoding OmpA family protein translates to MNLTIKKITSIALTLMLAITLTNCSATKNANNKQKGGVIGAAGGAILGAIIGNNVGKGGNGELGAVIGGVIGGGAGVLIGNKMDKQAEKIENEIPGAKVERIEDKIVVTFDEDSGVYFDTAKYNVNTASQATLNKLVTIFKEYPDTNILVVGHTDSVGSEENNMTLSKNRANAVTNFIISNGISNGRLTTNWFGELQPTHDNTTAEGRSKNRRVNIAILPNDKMIEDAKNESGEN
- a CDS encoding lipocalin family protein, producing MKKIILLLFTATFLLSCGSSKVVRQSQKTIKGQWLLNSISYSESGNYNVMLLNDASKECFEGSTWSFIPNNNTGIYTINNQNCTTGERNFVFTIQQIDEQTGLYDFLLKPTDAKNKSVTNQGFRLKLAQLSEFDMQWQQTVSVDGKPFTISMNFSKQ
- the metG gene encoding methionine--tRNA ligase, with translation MIIFVVKLQEFMSKDPKRYTITAALPYTNGPIHIGHLAGVYVPADIYARYKRLTGNDVAFICGSDEHGVPITIKAKKEGVTPQEIVDRYHAIIKQSFLDFGITFDNYSRTSSKIHHDTASEFFMTLYNKNEFVEEVSEQLYDAEANQFLADRFVVGTCPKCGNEESYGDQCEKCGTSHNATDLINPKSAITGNVPSLKATKHWFLPLNKHEAFLKEWILEGHKKDWKANVYGQCKSWLDDGLRPRAVTRDLDWGIPVPVPGGEGKVLYVWFDAPIGYISATKEWAAREGKDWEPYWKDEDTKLVHFIGKDNIVFHCIIFPAMLKAEGSYILPDNVPANEFLNLEGNKLSTSKNWAVWLPDYLLDFPNQQDVLRYALTANAPETKDNDFTWKDFQARNNNELVAIFGNFINRVVVLTNKYYDGIVPTPSEFSTIDEETLATIKAFPSVIESSLERYRFREASQELMNLARLGNKYLADEEPWKLIKTDEARTKTIMYVALQIASALSTLCEPFLPFTSTKLKNILNSNENKWEDISTKEILISAGHQIGKGELLFSKIEDTEIQAQLDKLEASKKANEAANKVVEPQKDTIAFDDFTKLDLRVGTILEAEKMPKAKKLLVLKVDTGIDIRTIVSGIAESFTAEEVVGKKVTVLVNLAPRALRGVESEGMILMTENADGKLVFVNPDDANASNGLPIS
- a CDS encoding LD-carboxypeptidase produces the protein MIKKILIITVLFFFGNINASAQDNTIIKTPSKLIQPPYLKAGDTVSIVAPSGVLKNRADEVARAKKLLESWQLKVVVGKHVFSSDDHFAGTDQERCEDFQEALDNPSIKAIWSARGGYGTVRILDKLDYSKFLEQPKWVIGYSDITALHNQIHTKGVESIHGIMCVSLPEDLTEIKESIDAFKAAIFGKPISYTLKGSDYNRQGIASGQLVGGNLTILHTMLGSNTSIDVSGKILFIEEIGEYKYHIDRMLQSMKRAGYFDNCKGVIVGDMSRMRKNTTLWGTSIEQLILDALADYNFPIAFNMPAGHEDDNRAMIMGRTIELNVKKEKTTIKFEQ
- a CDS encoding YraN family protein, giving the protein MAQHNELGKKGEQLAVDFLLKKGYKILERNYTFQKAEVDIIAKIKDTLAIVEVKTRSTIEFGNPQDFLKPKQIQRLVNAADEFVTVNKLDVEVRFDIIAIVKEGKQFKIEHLEDAFYHF